The DNA segment CGACATCGTGATGGTCAAGCCGGCGCTGCCGTACCTCGACGTCATTGCCAGGGTCAAGAACGAGTTCGGGCTTCCCGTGGCGGCCTACTCGGTGTCCGGCGAGTACGCCATGCTTCGCGCGGCGGGCCAGCTCGGCTGGCTCGACGAAGAGGCCGCCATGATGGAGGCGCTGACGGGCATCAGGCGGGCCGGCGCCGACATCGTCATCACCTACTTCGCCAAGGAGGCGGCGCGGATTCTGGAGCGGGGGCGGAGGTGAGGATCTCCGCGAAGGGCGAGTACGCCATCAAGGCGATGCTCGACCTCGCCCTGTGCGACGACGGCGAGAGGCTCCAGCCGATCCAGGACATCGCCAGGCGGCAAGGCATTCCCCAGCGCTACCTCGAGCAGGTGCTGCTCGGGCTCAAGCGGGCGGGGTTTCTCCACTCGCGGCGCGGCTCGGCCGGCGGCTACCGCCTCGCGAAGCCGCCCGCCCAGATCACGGCCGGCGCGCTGCTCCGCGCCGTCGAGGGCCAGCAGGGGGTCGGTTCCGCCGGGCGCTCCGCGCGCGGGTCGGTCGGTGATGCGGGCGGCGACCTCATGCACCTCTGGCGGGCGGTGTGGGAGGCCGTGGATTCGGTGGTGGACGGCACGACCCTCGAGGATCTCAGGCGGCAGGCGTTGGAGCGGCGGGCGTCGACCAAGCCGATGTACCACATCTGACCTTTTTTTTTGGCTGGGAACCTGCGTTCCCGATAGGATTGGACGCCATGACCCAACGTAGACCTTCAGCGGCCGCTCGCCCGCGCATCGCCGCGTCGGTGCTCGATCTCGTGGGAGGCACGCCGCTCGTGAAGCTCAACAGGTTGCCCGCTGCCGGCGGCGCCGCGGTCCTCGCGAAGATGGAGTCGCTCAACCCGGGAGGCAGCGTGAAGGACAGGATCGCCGTCGCCATGATCGAGGACGCCGAGCGCCGGGGGCTGCTCAAGCCCGGCGCCGTCGTGGTCGAGCCGACGAGCGGCAATACGGGCATCGGGCTCGCCATGGTCTGCGCGGTCCGCGGCTACCGGCTCATCCTGACCATGCCCGATGACATGAGCGTGGAGCGCCAGCGTCTCCTCGCGCGCTACGGCGCCGAGATTCACCTGACCCCGGCCGTCGAGGGCATGAGCGGCGCCGTGTTCGCCGCGCAGGAGCTCCGGCGCGAGCACCCCGACTACTTCATGCCGCAGCAGTTCGAGAACCCCGCCAACCCCGAGGCGCACCGGCGGACGACGGCGCTCGAGATCCTGGACGCGACCGGGGAGCGCCTGCACGCCTTTGTCGCCGGCGTGGGCACCGGGGGCACCGTCACGGGCGTGGGCGAGGTGCTCAAGGAGCGGGTGCCGGGCGTCCGCGTGATCGGCGTCGAGCCCGCGCGCTCGCCCGTGCTCTCGGGCGGCCGGGCGCGGCCCCACGGCATCCAGGGCATCGGGGCATCCTTCGTGCCGGGCGTGCTCAACCGCGCCGTCCTCGACGAGGTCATCCTGGTCCGTGACGAGGACGCCACCGCGACGGCCCGGCGCCTGGCGCGGGAAGAAGGGCTGCTGGTCGGCATCTCGGCCGGCGCCAACGTCTGGGCGGCCTGCCGCGTCGCCGAAGCGCTGCCGTCGGACCGGGTCGTCGTGACGGTGCTGTGCGATACTGGCGAGCGCTATCTCAGCGTGTCTTTCTAGGAACGCAAGGAGAAGGGCCATGAGCATTGACGTCTATATCCCGACGCCGTTTCGCCGCGCCACGAACAACACGGATCGCGTGTCCGTCGATGCGCGCGACGTCCGCGGGCTGCTCGACGAGCTCGAGGGGCGCTTCAGCGGCCTGAAGGGTCTCGTCCGCAACGAGGCCGGCGAAGTTCACCACCACGTCAACATCTACGTGAACAATGAGGGCATCGAGTCGCTCCAGGGGCTTCAGACGCCGCTGAAGGATGGCGACGAGGTCTCGATCATTCCAGCCCTTGCCGGGGGCGGGCCAGCCCTTGCAGGCGGCGGGCCGGCCCTTGCCGGGGGCGGGCCGGCCCTTGCGTGGGGCTGACTCGCGCACGATGATCCTGACGCCAGAGGAATACGCCCGGATCCAGGCCCAGGCGCTTGCTGAGTACCCGTCCGAGTGCTGCGGGGTCGTGATGGAGCGACCAGGTGCTTCGCCCGAGCGTCTCCTCCTGGCGTGCCGCAACATTCAGAACGAGCTGCATGCCAAGGACCCCAAGCGTCACCCTCGCGATGCGCGGACGGCCTACTACATCGACCCGCGAGACCTGATCGCCATGGGCCGCCACGAGGCGCAGGGCTTCCGGGTCCTGACGATCTACCACTCGCACATCGACGCCGGCGCATACTTTTCCCCCACCGACAGGGCCAACGCCTTGATCAACGGCGAGCCCGCCTATCCCGACGCGGCCTACGTGGTGCTCTCCGTCGCCGAGCGGCGTGTGGCGGAGGTGGAGGCGTTTCGGTGGGACCTGGCGATCCGCGACTTCGGCGCCGTCAACTGGAAGAAGCCGGATGGCTGATCCCGGAGGCGCGACCGCGCAGGGTTCCGACGCGCTCTTTGAGAGAGCCCAGCGGGTGATCCCCGGCGGCGTCAACAGTCCCGTGCGCGCCTTCCGCGGCGTTGGCGGCAGGCCCTTCTTCGTCGCGCGCGCCGAGGGCTGCCGCATCACGGACGTGGACGGCCGCACCTATATCGATTTCCTGGGCTCGTGGGGTCCGCTGATCCTGGGCCACGCGGCGCCCATGCTGGTCGAGGCCGTGGGCGAGGCGCTCCAGCGCGGGACGAGCTACGGCGCCCCCACGGCGGCCGAGGTGGACATGGCGGAGCTGATCTCGCGCGCCGTGCCCTCCATCGAGATGGCGCGCCTCGTCTCCTCCGGCACCGAGGCCGCGATGAGCGCCATCCGTCTGGCACGAGGCGCCACGGGGCGTGACGTCATCGTCAAGTTCGAGGGGTGCTACCACGGCCACGCCGACAGCCTGCTGGTCAAGGCAGGCTCGGGCGGCGCCACCTTCGGCGTGCCCGACAGCCTGGGCGTTCCCGCGGTCCTCGCTTCGCTGACAGTGACCGCGCCGTTCAACGACCTTCCTGCCGTCGAGCGCGTCATGGCGGCGCGGGGGCGGGACGTGGCCGCCATCATCGTCGAGCCCGTCGCCGGCAACATGGGCGTCGTACCGCCGGCGTCGGGCTTCCTCCAGGGGTTGAGAGCCCTCTGCGACACGTACGGGGCGCTGCTGATCTTCGACGAGGTGATCACCGGCTTCCGCGTCGCCTACGGCGGCGCCCAGGCGCTGTACGGCGTGCGGCCGGATCTCACGTGCCTCGGCAAGATCATCGGGGGCGGCCTGCCGGTGGGCGCCTACGGCGGCGCGCGGGCTATCATGGAGCGCGTGGCGCCGCTCGGCGGCGTCTACCAGGCGGGCACGCTCTCCGGCAACCCGCTCGCCGTGGCGGCGGGCCTCGCCACGCTGCGGGCGCTCGCGAGCCCCGGGGTCTACGCGCGCCTCGAAGAATCTGGAGCGCGGCTCGAGGCGGGCCTCGTCGACGGGGCGAAGGCCGCCGGCGTGCCGCTCGTGGTCAACCGCGTTGGCTCGATGCTGACCGCCTTCTTCACCGACGGCCCTGTGACCGACTACGCCTCAGCCATGCGCTCGGACACGGCGCGCTACGGGCGCTTCTTCCACGCGATGCTCGACGGGGGCGTCTTCCTCGCCGCCTCGCAGTTCGAGGCGGCCTTCGTGTCGCTCGCCCACGGCGTCTCCGACCTCGAAGAGGCCGCCGGGGCGGCCCGCCGGGCCTTCGCGAAGGTCCGCTGAGCCGGTCCACATTGGCCCGCCGGGCCCTCTGGCCGGACATCGCTATTGACCTCGATTTTCCAGCGTGATAGGGTTCGCACGGCCGCGAGCCCGGAGCCTCGTCGTTCCATTCACAGGCCAGCTTGGATCGCACGTCTTGGAAGCGCATGTCTTGCCTGCGCGATGCCGCGCGAGGAGCGTACGAGCGTAGATGGTCTGTGAGCTCGCCGTTTCCGTCCCAGCCTCAACCTCCGGAATCCAAGCGCCCCCGTTTCATCACCGCAGCAGTTCGGCCCATTCCAGGACAGCCGCTGCAGGGAGAGGTGAATGAGCGGGATCGATCGCCGGTCATTCTTCAAAATCGTCGCGACCTCCGGGGCGGCCGTGGCCGCGGGCGGCTGCGGCCAGGACGCAGACGAGCTCTTGGGGCGGGTACCGCAGAAGCTGATTCCATACGTAGTCCCGCCGGACGGGATCGTGCCGGGCGTGGCGTCGTATTTTTCCACGGTGTGCCGCGAGTGCCCGGCGGGCTGCGGCCTCGTCGCCAAGAACCGCGACGGGAGGGTCATCAAGCTGGAGGGCAATCCCGACCACCCGGTCAACGCGGGCGCCCTCTGCATCCGTGGGCAGGCCGCGCTCCCGGGGCTGTACCACCCGGACCGCTACCGCGGCCCGCTCCAGGCCGGCAAGCCGGTCGGCTGGGATGAGGCCGAGAAGCAGCTCGCAGCCAAGCTGGCGGAGCTCGTCAAGGGACGGCAGGGGAGCCGGGTCGCCCTCGTAAGCGGCCTCGAGACGGGAAGCCTCGGACGGCTCATGGACGAATGGACGCGCGCGCTCGGCGCGAGAGCGCGCATCGCGTACGAACCGCTCGGCTACGAAGCCCTCCGCGCGGCCAACCGCGCGACCTTCGGCCGCGACGCCATCCCGCACTACGCCATCGAAGACGCGGGCTATTTGCTGTCCTTCGGCGCCGACTTCCTCGAGACCTGGCTCAACCCAGTCTCTTACGCCGGTTCATTTGCCAAGATGCACGCGCTCGGCCGCGGGCGGGCCGGCACGTTCGTCGCCGTCGAGCCCCGCCAGTCCATGACGGCCGGCAACGCGGACGAATGGCTGCGCAATGCCCCTGGCACCGAAGGGCTCCTGGCCTTGGCGATCCTCAAGGCGATCGTCGACGAGGGGCTCCAGGCCAAGGAGGCTGACGCGGGGGCGCTACGCGCCGCGGTCAAGGGCGTGGATCTGGCGAAGGCCGCCCTAGTCTCGGGCGTCTCCGCCGAAGCGATCAAGCGCGTCGCCCACGCTTTCGCGGGTGCCAACGGCGCTCTGGCGGTGGGCGGCGGCATGGCCGCGGCGGGGCCTCAGGCTACGGAGACTCTCGTGGCGGTCAACCTCCTGAATGTCGCCGTCGGCGCGGTCGGGAAGACCGTCCGCTTCGGCGCCGACTCGCCGCTCGGCAAGGCGAGCCCCTACGCCGACATGCTCAAGCTGGCGAAGGCCATGGCCGCGGGCGAGATCGAGGTGCTGATCCTGGCCGACGTCAACCCGGTCTACGGCATGCCGCCCAAGTCGGGCTTCGTCGAGGCGCTCGCCAAGGTGCCGCTGGTGGTGAGCTTGGCCAGCCGGCCAAGCGACAGCACGGCGAAGGCCGGGCTCGTTCTCCCGTCGCTGCACCCGCTCGAGTCCTGGGGCGACTATGCGGCGCGGGACGGCGTCATCGGGCTCATGCAGCCGACGATGGGACCCGTGGTGATCGACGGCAAGCCGGTCGAGGGGAAGGCGACGGGTGACATCCTGCTGTCGGTCGGCCGCCAGGCGCTCGGGACGGAAGAAGGCAAGGGCCCGCTCAAGTGGGCGAGCTTCGAGGCCTACGTCAAGGAGCAGTGGCAGGGGCTCCAGCGGGAGTACGGCGCGGGCAAGCCCTTCGCCGACTTCTGGGAAGAATCATTGAGACGGGGCGGCGCCTGGCGCGCTGCGGTTCCCGCCGGCGTAGCGGCGAAGATCGACCCGAGCCGCGTGAGTAGAGAGCCCGCGAAGCTGGAGGGCGCCGGCACCCACGCGCTCATCGTCTATCCCTCGTCGCGCTTCTACGACGGTCGCGGCGCCGACCAGCCCTGGCTCCAGGAAACGCCCGACACCATGACGCAGATCGCCTGGGACGGATGGGTCGAGGTGCCGGTCGAGGCCGCGGCCAAGCTCGCGCTCGAACGCGGCGACATGGTCAAGCTGACCTCGCCCCACGGCAGCATCGAGCTTCCCGCCTGGCCGTCCAAGACGCTGCACCCGGCGGCGGTGGCCGTGGCCATGGGGCAGGGGCACGAATTCCCGGGCGCCTTTGCTCGAGGCGGCCGGCTTCGAAGCACCGTTTCCAACGACGTGGTTCTCAATACGGGCGCCAATCCCATGCACCTTCTCGGCCCCGCGCCCGAGACCGCCTCGGGCGGGCTGCCGCACCTGGCCGTGAGGGTCTCCCTCGCCAAGACAGGGGCGCGGCGACCGCTCGCCATCCCGCAGGCCACCTTCGACGACGACAACCGCGACATCGTCGAGGTGGTGGGGCTGGCCGCGGCGCGCGAGATGGAGCTGCGCGGCAAGGCCCCGGAGGGCGCGAGCCACCCGAGCATGTACCCCGCGGTCAAGTACCCCGAGTACCGATGGGGCATGGCGGTGGACTCCGACGCGTGCACCGGCTGCCAGGCCTGTGTCGTTGCCTGCTCGGCCGAGAACAACGTGCCGGTTGTCGGCAAGGCCCAGGTCGCGTACGGCCGCGCCCAGCAGTGGATACGCCTCGAGCGCTGGGAGCACGGCCCGGCGGGCAAGGCCGTCAACGTTTTCCAGCCCATGTTCTGCCAGCACTGCGAGATCGCGCCGTGCGAGCCTGTCTGCCCGGTCTACGCCGCCTACCACACCAAGGAAGGCCTCAACGCGCAGGTCTACAACCGCTGTGTCGGCACGCGCTACTGCGGCAACAACTGCCCGTACCACGTCCGGCGCTTCAACTGGTTCAACTACACGTGGACGGCGCCGCTTGACCTTCAGCTGAATCCCGACGTGACCGTGCGCCAGCTTGGCGTCATGGAGAAGTGCACCATGTGCCTGCAGCGCATCGAGAAGGGCAAGAACGACGCCCGCGATGCCGGCCGCGCCGTCAAGGACGGCGACGTCCAAACGGCCTGCCAGCAGACCTGCCCGACCCAGGCCATCACCTTCGGCAACCTCAAGGAGGCCACAGCAAGGGTGTCGAAGCTCTCCGTGAGTCCGCGAGGCTACCACGTGCTCCGCGAGCTCGGCACGCGGCCGGCCGTCACGTACCTCGCGAAGGTGGTCCGCGGCGCGGTGCCCGGCCACGGCGACGGGAAGGAGCACAAGGCATGAGCGCGGCGACCCAACCGGGGCAGCCGAGTTGGGCGGACGTCAACCGCGACGTCATCCGGACCGTGGGCATGCCGGGCAACACCTACTTCGCCTGGATGTGCCTCGTCGGGCTGACGCTCGGCGCGGGTGTGGTCGCGTGGAGCTGGCAGATCTGGTCGGGCATGGGCGCGGCCGGCAAGCGCACGCCGCAGATGTGGGCGATGTACATCACGACCTTCGTGTTCTGGATCGGCATCGGGCACGCGGGCACGCTGATCTCGGCGGTCCTGTACCTGTTCCGGGCCAGGTGGCGGACGTCCATCTACCGCGGCGCGGAGGCGATGACGGTCTTCGCCGTCATGACCGCGGGCCTTTTCCCGCTGATCCACGCCGGCCGCATGTGGTTCGCCTACTGGCTGATGCCGTACCCGAACCAGCGCTACCTCTGGCCGAATTTCAAATCCCCGCTCGTCTGGGACGTCTTCGCCATCTCGACCTACCTGACGATCAGCGTGGTCTTCTTCATCGTCGGGCTGGTGCCGGACATCGCGGCACTCCGCGACAGCGCGACGGGCTTCAAGAAGAAGATCTACACGGTGATGGCGCTCGGCTGGGAGGGTTCGGACTCGCAGTGGCGCCACTACCGGCGCGGGTACGGTCTCCTCGCCGCCCTGGCGACACCGCTGGTGCTCTCGGTGCACAGCGTCGTGTCCTTCGACTTCGCGGTGGCGCTCGTGCCCGGATGGCACTCGACGCTCTTCGCGCCCTTCTTCGTGGACGGCGCCATCTTCTCCGGCTTCGCCATGGTGCTGGTGCTGATCCTGCCCATGCGCTACGTGTTCAACTGGTACGGCTACATCACGGACAAGCACCTCGACGCGATGGCCAAGCTGATCCTGGTCACGAGCCTGGTCCTGACCTACTTCTACGCGTGCGAGGCTTTCACGTCCTGGTACAGTGCCGACCACTACGAGCGGGCTTCGCTCTTCGACCGGGCGACCAAGCAGTACGCCTGGGCCTTCTGGCTGCAGTACCTCTGCAACAGCCTGGCGCCGCTCGTCTTCTTCTGGAAGAAGCCGCGCACCCACGTGATAACGCTGTACGTGGTCTCGATCCTGGTGCTGATCGGGATGTGGTTCGAGCGCTTCAACATCATCGTCCTGGGCCTGGGTTTCGACTTCTACCCGTACACCTGGGGCACGTACGTCCCGACCGTGACGGACTCGACCATCATCGTCGGCTCCTTCGCGTGGTTCTTCCTGCTGTTCCTGGGCTTCATCCGGGTGATGCCGTCCCTATCCATCGTGGAGGTCAAGGAAACGCTGCCGCACCCGTTCAAGCACGCCCACGAAGGGCATCACTAGCATGGCCACGGCCAACGTGCTGGGAGTCTTCGCCCACGTCGACACGACACTGGACGCCATCCGGACGCTCCGCGACAAGGGCTTCTCGGAGCTGACCGTCTACACGCCGGTGCCGGTCGAGGAGATCGAGGAGGAGATCGAGAAGGTCCGGCCGCTCAGCAAGGTGCGGCTCTTCACGCTGGTCGGCGCCCTGACGGGGACGGCCACGGGCTTCTTCCTGACCATCTGGTCCTCGCTCAAGTGGGAGCTGGTCACGGGGGGCAAGGCGCCGGTGTCCTTCCCGCCGTTCGTCATCATCGCCTTCGAGCTGACGATCCTCTTCGGAGGTCTCGCGACCCTGGTCGCCGTCCTCCTGCTGGGCAGGCTGCCGAGGCTCAAGCCGTCGGCGACCTACGACCCGCGCTTCACCGTGGACCGCTTCGGGGTGGCCGTCGCCTGCCCCGCCGAGACCGCCGACCAGGTCCGCTCCCTCCTGACCGCCGCGGGGGCGGAGGAGGTCAGGCGATGATGAAGTACGTCTTCGTCCTCGTGCTCCTGGCCGTGGGCGCGGTCGCGGGTGTGCAGGGCGTGGCCCTCCTGTACCGCTGGAACCACGACATGGCAGAGACCCAGCGCGTGATGCCCGGCGAGATGAACTTCGCGATGGCCCCCGGCAGTCTCCCTCGGAGCGGCAGCCAGCTCTACTACGCGAAGGAGCAGCGCGAGGCCGCGTCCCTAAGGAAGAACCCGGTGCCGGCCACCCCCGAGTCCACCAAGAAGGGCGGCGATCTCTACGTCGTGTACTGCACGCCCTGCCACGGCGCCTCGGGCAAGGGCGACGGCCTCGTGGCGGCGAAGTTCGTGACTCCCGCGGATCTGACCAACCCCGCCCTCCAGAAGGCGCGTACCGACGGCTACTGGCAGAGCTACCTCTCGGTCGGCGGCGCCGTCATGCCGTCCTATGGCGAGTCGCTGTCCGCCGAGGAACGGTGGCACGTGATCAACTACCTCCGGACCCTGGCCGCGAAATGAGCGCCGCCCCTATGGTCGCGCGAAGCGGGGATGCGCAGAGCAGGGGAGAGCACGCGGGGCTCCTCTGGGCGCTGGCCGTGGCCGGCGCCGCCGCCTTCCTCTGGGGCGTCCTGGGCTCCGACCCTCGGGCGACGTGGGGCATCTACCTCGTCAACCTGCTCTTCTGGTCGAGCTTCGGCATCACGGGCCCGGCCCTGGCCGGGATGATGCAGATGACGGAGGCGAGGTGGTCGCCGTCCGTCAAGCGCCTGGCGCTCACGACCGCGGGCTTCCTGCCGGTGTCCTTCGTCGGGTTCGTCATTCTCTTCTTCGGGCGGTCGGCGCTCTTCTCATGGGTCAGCCATCCGCTCGAGAAGAAGGCGGCCTGGCTCAACGTGCCGTTCATGTCGCTGCGGATCGCGTTGGGGAGCCTCGCGCTCTACTGGGTGGCGCTGACCTTCGCCAAGGCGGTGTTCGCCCAGGACGCGCCGGGAGCGGACTCTCCCGAGGCCCACGCGCGCCGCAACAGGCTCGCGACCGTGCTCCTCATTCTCTTCGTGACGATCCTGTCGCTCTGGGGCTTCGACCTGATGATGTCGCTCGACCCAGCCTGGTACAGCGGCCTCTTCGGCGGCTACTACGTGGTCACCTCGCTCTACTCGGGATTCGGGCTGGTAACGTTCCTGACGATCCGGGCCAACGCCCGCGGGGTGATTCAGGTCACCCCGTCCGTGATCCAGGACATGGCCAAGCTGACCTTCGCCATGTGCGTCATGTGGATGTACTTCTTCTTCTCGCAGTACCTCGTGATCTGGTACGGCAACGTGCCCGTCGAGACCCGGTTCTTCCTCAACCGATTCTTCAATCCGCCGTGGGGGCACATCGCCTGGGCCATCTTCATCGTGGGCTGGCTCGTCCCGTTCGCGTACCTGCTGAAGCGGCTGACGGGGCGCCCGCCGACGCGCCACAAGGTCTTCACGGTCATCCTCTTCATGGGCTGGATCGCCATCTTCGTCGAGCGCATCCTGATCATCTTCCCATCGCTCGACAAGAACATCGCCTTCCCGCTGGGGCCCACCGCGGTCCTGATCACCGCCGGGTTCTTCGCGCTCTTCTCGCTGAGCCGCCGGCGGTTCATCGCGAAGTATCAGCCGGTCCTCCGCCAGCCCAAGTAGCCAGGCCGCGTGCCCCGGCCGGCGGCGGCCCGCGGTACAATACCCGCGTGATCCAGGTCCCCGCGTGATCCCTGTAGAGGAAGCCCTCGAGCGTATCCTGGCCCGCGTGGGCGTGCTCGGCGACGAGCTGGTGCCGCTGGCGCGCGCGCTGCGCCGCGTCCTCGCCGAGAGCGTCGTCTCGGGCTTCGACGTCCCGCCCTGGCCCAATTCGTCCATGGACGGCTATGCGCTCCGGAG comes from the Candidatus Rokuibacteriota bacterium genome and includes:
- a CDS encoding Rrf2 family transcriptional regulator; translation: MRISAKGEYAIKAMLDLALCDDGERLQPIQDIARRQGIPQRYLEQVLLGLKRAGFLHSRRGSAGGYRLAKPPAQITAGALLRAVEGQQGVGSAGRSARGSVGDAGGDLMHLWRAVWEAVDSVVDGTTLEDLRRQALERRASTKPMYHI
- the cysK gene encoding cysteine synthase A encodes the protein MTQRRPSAAARPRIAASVLDLVGGTPLVKLNRLPAAGGAAVLAKMESLNPGGSVKDRIAVAMIEDAERRGLLKPGAVVVEPTSGNTGIGLAMVCAVRGYRLILTMPDDMSVERQRLLARYGAEIHLTPAVEGMSGAVFAAQELRREHPDYFMPQQFENPANPEAHRRTTALEILDATGERLHAFVAGVGTGGTVTGVGEVLKERVPGVRVIGVEPARSPVLSGGRARPHGIQGIGASFVPGVLNRAVLDEVILVRDEDATATARRLAREEGLLVGISAGANVWAACRVAEALPSDRVVVTVLCDTGERYLSVSF
- a CDS encoding M67 family metallopeptidase, whose translation is MILTPEEYARIQAQALAEYPSECCGVVMERPGASPERLLLACRNIQNELHAKDPKRHPRDARTAYYIDPRDLIAMGRHEAQGFRVLTIYHSHIDAGAYFSPTDRANALINGEPAYPDAAYVVLSVAERRVAEVEAFRWDLAIRDFGAVNWKKPDG
- the hemL gene encoding glutamate-1-semialdehyde 2,1-aminomutase gives rise to the protein MADPGGATAQGSDALFERAQRVIPGGVNSPVRAFRGVGGRPFFVARAEGCRITDVDGRTYIDFLGSWGPLILGHAAPMLVEAVGEALQRGTSYGAPTAAEVDMAELISRAVPSIEMARLVSSGTEAAMSAIRLARGATGRDVIVKFEGCYHGHADSLLVKAGSGGATFGVPDSLGVPAVLASLTVTAPFNDLPAVERVMAARGRDVAAIIVEPVAGNMGVVPPASGFLQGLRALCDTYGALLIFDEVITGFRVAYGGAQALYGVRPDLTCLGKIIGGGLPVGAYGGARAIMERVAPLGGVYQAGTLSGNPLAVAAGLATLRALASPGVYARLEESGARLEAGLVDGAKAAGVPLVVNRVGSMLTAFFTDGPVTDYASAMRSDTARYGRFFHAMLDGGVFLAASQFEAAFVSLAHGVSDLEEAAGAARRAFAKVR
- a CDS encoding molybdopterin-dependent oxidoreductase, which codes for MSGIDRRSFFKIVATSGAAVAAGGCGQDADELLGRVPQKLIPYVVPPDGIVPGVASYFSTVCRECPAGCGLVAKNRDGRVIKLEGNPDHPVNAGALCIRGQAALPGLYHPDRYRGPLQAGKPVGWDEAEKQLAAKLAELVKGRQGSRVALVSGLETGSLGRLMDEWTRALGARARIAYEPLGYEALRAANRATFGRDAIPHYAIEDAGYLLSFGADFLETWLNPVSYAGSFAKMHALGRGRAGTFVAVEPRQSMTAGNADEWLRNAPGTEGLLALAILKAIVDEGLQAKEADAGALRAAVKGVDLAKAALVSGVSAEAIKRVAHAFAGANGALAVGGGMAAAGPQATETLVAVNLLNVAVGAVGKTVRFGADSPLGKASPYADMLKLAKAMAAGEIEVLILADVNPVYGMPPKSGFVEALAKVPLVVSLASRPSDSTAKAGLVLPSLHPLESWGDYAARDGVIGLMQPTMGPVVIDGKPVEGKATGDILLSVGRQALGTEEGKGPLKWASFEAYVKEQWQGLQREYGAGKPFADFWEESLRRGGAWRAAVPAGVAAKIDPSRVSREPAKLEGAGTHALIVYPSSRFYDGRGADQPWLQETPDTMTQIAWDGWVEVPVEAAAKLALERGDMVKLTSPHGSIELPAWPSKTLHPAAVAVAMGQGHEFPGAFARGGRLRSTVSNDVVLNTGANPMHLLGPAPETASGGLPHLAVRVSLAKTGARRPLAIPQATFDDDNRDIVEVVGLAAAREMELRGKAPEGASHPSMYPAVKYPEYRWGMAVDSDACTGCQACVVACSAENNVPVVGKAQVAYGRAQQWIRLERWEHGPAGKAVNVFQPMFCQHCEIAPCEPVCPVYAAYHTKEGLNAQVYNRCVGTRYCGNNCPYHVRRFNWFNYTWTAPLDLQLNPDVTVRQLGVMEKCTMCLQRIEKGKNDARDAGRAVKDGDVQTACQQTCPTQAITFGNLKEATARVSKLSVSPRGYHVLRELGTRPAVTYLAKVVRGAVPGHGDGKEHKA
- the nrfD gene encoding NrfD/PsrC family molybdoenzyme membrane anchor subunit, whose amino-acid sequence is MSAATQPGQPSWADVNRDVIRTVGMPGNTYFAWMCLVGLTLGAGVVAWSWQIWSGMGAAGKRTPQMWAMYITTFVFWIGIGHAGTLISAVLYLFRARWRTSIYRGAEAMTVFAVMTAGLFPLIHAGRMWFAYWLMPYPNQRYLWPNFKSPLVWDVFAISTYLTISVVFFIVGLVPDIAALRDSATGFKKKIYTVMALGWEGSDSQWRHYRRGYGLLAALATPLVLSVHSVVSFDFAVALVPGWHSTLFAPFFVDGAIFSGFAMVLVLILPMRYVFNWYGYITDKHLDAMAKLILVTSLVLTYFYACEAFTSWYSADHYERASLFDRATKQYAWAFWLQYLCNSLAPLVFFWKKPRTHVITLYVVSILVLIGMWFERFNIIVLGLGFDFYPYTWGTYVPTVTDSTIIVGSFAWFFLLFLGFIRVMPSLSIVEVKETLPHPFKHAHEGHH
- a CDS encoding DUF3341 domain-containing protein, which codes for MATANVLGVFAHVDTTLDAIRTLRDKGFSELTVYTPVPVEEIEEEIEKVRPLSKVRLFTLVGALTGTATGFFLTIWSSLKWELVTGGKAPVSFPPFVIIAFELTILFGGLATLVAVLLLGRLPRLKPSATYDPRFTVDRFGVAVACPAETADQVRSLLTAAGAEEVRR
- a CDS encoding cytochrome c; protein product: MMKYVFVLVLLAVGAVAGVQGVALLYRWNHDMAETQRVMPGEMNFAMAPGSLPRSGSQLYYAKEQREAASLRKNPVPATPESTKKGGDLYVVYCTPCHGASGKGDGLVAAKFVTPADLTNPALQKARTDGYWQSYLSVGGAVMPSYGESLSAEERWHVINYLRTLAAK